In the genome of Terribacillus sp. FSL K6-0262, one region contains:
- the lexA gene encoding transcriptional repressor LexA, producing MMKLSKRQEAILAYIKEQVLDKGYPPSVREIGEAVGLASSSTVHGHLSRLEKKGLIRRDPTKPRAIEVLSLDSEEQTDIPRSEANYAPVIGKVTAGIPITAVENIEEYVPVPSHLVGPDDNIFVLVVVGESMIEAGILDGDMVIVKQQQTAQNGEIVVAMTEDNEATVKRFFKEENQIRLQPENSTMEPIILDNVSILGKVIGLYRSIQ from the coding sequence ATGATGAAACTATCGAAAAGACAGGAAGCGATTCTAGCATACATAAAGGAGCAGGTTCTCGATAAAGGCTACCCGCCATCCGTCAGGGAAATCGGGGAAGCAGTAGGCTTGGCATCCAGCTCCACGGTACATGGCCATCTTTCCAGACTGGAGAAAAAGGGACTGATTCGGCGCGACCCTACAAAGCCGCGTGCCATCGAGGTCCTTTCATTGGATAGCGAAGAACAGACAGATATCCCGCGCAGCGAAGCGAATTATGCGCCGGTAATCGGGAAAGTGACGGCAGGTATCCCGATCACCGCCGTTGAGAATATCGAGGAATACGTACCGGTACCAAGCCATCTTGTAGGTCCGGATGACAATATTTTCGTGCTTGTGGTTGTCGGGGAGAGTATGATCGAGGCCGGCATCCTGGACGGGGACATGGTCATCGTCAAACAGCAGCAGACCGCTCAGAACGGGGAAATCGTCGTTGCGATGACAGAGGACAACGAAGCAACGGTCAAACGATTCTTCAAGGAAGAGAACCAGATCCGCCTGCAGCCGGAGAACAGTACAATGGAACCGATCATCCTGGATAATGTCAGCATCCTGGGAAAAGTAATCGGTCTATATCGCTCTATCCAATAG